GACATCCTCATTGTTGGTGGAGGAGTCATTGGTTCGAGTATTGCCTATAACCTATTAAATGATGGATATACAGGAAGGATAGTACTTTTTGAGAAGGATGGACTCTATGAATATGCATCGACCCCAAGAAGTGCTGGTGGGTTCAGACAGTTATTTACGACTCCAGTCAATATTCAACTCAGTCGTTATAGTTTACAAATCTATAAAAATTTCAAACAAACAATGGCTATAGATGGAGAAGAAGCAGAAATTGACTTTAAACAAAGAGGCTACCTTTTGCTGGCCACTGAAGAAATGATGCCTTTTTTTGAAAAGCAGCTGACTCTACAACATGCGCATGGTGTGCGTTCGCAGCTTTTGCAATCAAAGGATCTGCTGCCTATTATTCCAGAACTTACAACCGATGACTTAGCTGGTGGTCTATATTGTCCGGAAAGTGGTTATTTAGATCCGTACTCTGTGATGCAAGGATATATCAAGTACTCAAAGAAACTGGGTGCCGAATATGTGTATGAAGAAGTAGATAGCCTTTTACTAGAACAAAAAGAAATAAAAGGGGTCCGATTGACAAGTGGTGAGGAATATCATGCTCCTGTTGTCGTGAATTGTGCCGGTGCTTGGGCCTCCTTGTTAAGTGAAAAAATAGGGTTATCCCTTCCTGTTGTGCCTCTTCCACGCCAGATTTTCCAATATGACGTAGAAAAGCAACTAGAAAAGCCATTACCACTAACGGTTGACCCTACCGGAATCTACTTTAGACATGAAGGTGAAAAATATATAGCTGGATTTTCAGAGGATACCAAACCGAGAATAGACTTTAAATGGAGACGTTCCACCTTCGAGGAAAAGATATGGCCGACACTCGCTCATCGGGTAAAAAACTTCGAAAGAGTAAAGGTCGAAAGAGGATGGACAGGGTTATATGACTACAACACAGAGGATCAAAATGCAA
This DNA window, taken from Bacillus carboniphilus, encodes the following:
- a CDS encoding FAD-binding oxidoreductase, coding for MSHKADILIVGGGVIGSSIAYNLLNDGYTGRIVLFEKDGLYEYASTPRSAGGFRQLFTTPVNIQLSRYSLQIYKNFKQTMAIDGEEAEIDFKQRGYLLLATEEMMPFFEKQLTLQHAHGVRSQLLQSKDLLPIIPELTTDDLAGGLYCPESGYLDPYSVMQGYIKYSKKLGAEYVYEEVDSLLLEQKEIKGVRLTSGEEYHAPVVVNCAGAWASLLSEKIGLSLPVVPLPRQIFQYDVEKQLEKPLPLTVDPTGIYFRHEGEKYIAGFSEDTKPRIDFKWRRSTFEEKIWPTLAHRVKNFERVKVERGWTGLYDYNTEDQNAILGQYPEVKGYYVAFGFSGHGMQQAPAVGKGLSELIRTGKYETLDLTPLRVERFAENQLVKEDAII